From the Anopheles merus strain MAF chromosome 2L, AmerM5.1, whole genome shotgun sequence genome, the window GCTCAAGGTTGGTTTCGTTTACACACGCCGATGATTCACATCGACACAGTACTTGGATCGCACGCGTGCCCCGGCGGATGGTGAAACGTGACCGCTAAAATAGAGACGGCTCGGGCCCTCTTTGGGCGCGGGCGTAGTGTTGACAGGGCGGGCCTTTAGGCCTTTGCTTACTTTTAAAACGGATTACCATGAATGGGTTAATCTTATCCCATGCGACAGCGGACAGTAGACGAGGAGCGCTTGAACGTCATCGTCAGACGTCCCTGTCTGTTGGAGTCACGGTACGTTGAGCCAGGAGGCCATATCGGGTCAATGGGTGTTaaggtttgaaaaaaaaacaaacacaatcacATGTTTCGGTAGAAGTCAAAGAAAATGGACAATATACAATAATAGGGAGTAGTATCAATCTGTTCATGTGCACATGTTCATGTTCACGATTGTTACTAAGCTGGCATATCGACACTTCAACAACATATCTCTCCTATGAGCAATCAGCTCACACTTCAAAATTACATCCCATCCATCAGTGTAAGACGCAGGTAGTAATTATTCAATTGCCGTCACAAAATTACGAAACTCGCCATCGAAACTATGGGCGAGAGAGTTGTTAATTGAGCGTACTGTCTATTGACATGGATCTCATCGTTCGTACAGTCGCGGAGCTTCTGCTGACGGAAGCTGGGGCGCACGCTTGTTAAGACATCACACCCGAGCACACCACAGCACACTAACAAGAACTAAGGGGGCGGGTGATAATTTGCACAAGAGGATGAACGAGGGGGAAGAAGAATTGTCTTGCGAAGGGATCGaaggggtggggtgggggaggTAAGAAATAAGCGTACCTGGTAGCAATTTGCGTAGAAATCCCGGATCGACCGTCGGTGCGACGTCCCGTTCGTCTATCGTCTGCCCGTACTCGCAGATGTAGTCGATCATCTGTTTGCCGTACTTGCGAAACTCTTCCGTATTCATTGTGTGGCACTGTTTTTCTTCAATTGTTTTGGCAAACAAATTTTGAATGTCCTTGCACTTTTCACCACTTTGATATTCACTGATGTGTCTGTTTGCTTTAACCAACTTTAATTTTAGGTGTTAAATCTTCACCGCTTCACTAAGGATGTAGTCGTCGTGTCGTCTGACGTACTTGGCGGTGTTTGAACTCTTTATCAACTCAACCaccgggcgtgtgtgtgtgtttgcataaATTTTGCACACTTCGTTTGATTTGACGCTTGTGTCACACCTTGTTAAAGATATACACCGCTGTGCACCTCACTGAAACTACAAACTTGATCCTTCCCCGCAGGTTCCTTACGATTTGCttgatgtttggttttttttttcgcgtgTATCTGCGACCCGTTTCTTCTGTTCGTTACTGCACTCTGTGGCCAACACGTTAGTACTGGCTCGAGAGGACCGTCTTCTTAGCTTGTGTACCGCGGGTTTGCGTACGCTCTCGTTAAACGATCGTGACTGACGGCGTTCGGGTCCGGGCGAAAGCTTTTTATCGCATCGCGTTCCGTTGCGCGAGTACGTCCCGTGCGACGGCGACGGAACTCTTGTGCGCGTAATTACCGCGCGGAACCGCGCGAACGTGCGAAAGAGACACGCGCTTGAACGATGATGACGTGAACGGTCCGAATCGGACCGACGAATCTGACCAACGAGCGGCGGCGTGAAGGATTGGTTTCTCGGCATTCGGGTGGTTTCGCTCGCAAACATTTTCGGGGCAATGCAATTTCCGTGCAGACCGCGACCGTGCCCGTCGTGTGATTTGGGGGAGGGAGGGTGTTTATACGCATGACGCGCCCTTCTGCGCCAGGGGGTGGACCGCTACCACACGTGTGGACGGAAGTATCCAACCACCGCTCGCATTGCAAGTCGTAGCACATATTTAGCTGTGCCtaattctctctcttttcgtTTGGTGAAGTGTTCCGTGCATCGTGTCACATCTTCGGAAAGAAGTACCGGGCTTTCTGTTTGATCTTCAACCCAAATCAAGATCAGACCGGAGGGTGTTGGTGGCCCACTATTAAGGTAAGAGTAGTTGGTGGGAAAATAGAAAACGACCCCAAAATTGGGATAACGTCATTCAGGAGGCCCGATAGGGCCGTTGGAAGACATCTTCAGCAGGTGTAGTGTTGGTGCTTTCATGAGGTGGTGAAATAATGAAGACTTCGAGCCACGAGGGTAGAGCAAGCGAGCTTTATCAGTTGGGCCAGTTATGATAATGGATATTGGATTTGATTGGAATATTTGGTGTGGATACTTGACAACACTGGGAACTAGCTGTAAGGCACCTTTCCAATGGGTCGTTTTGCCCCCAAATTGATCTATCATGTGTCTGCTCAATCTCTTTTTACTCGTAGTTGCTTTTTACATCCTCTTTCCGCATTGCTTGGCAATTCCCACAGTATCCGCACCGAGTTCACTCTCCAAAAACGTGATTCATATCCTTGCTGCTGGGATGACTTCATTTCTGGCGTCCTTCTTCTATCGACTGATCGGTTTTCTTGTGGGCTGGAGCATCAACCGGCCGCTCCCTGAATCATGCCACAGCTATGCGGCTTTACCATTTTTAATATGTGTTTACCCACCCATTATTACCTActtaaaaaagaatcaaacgAAAATATCATTGTTTGGCCGTCGCGATCTACTTCCATTCTAGGCCATCATCCGCGGAACAGCAGCGAGAGCCCCGGTGTGGTGGTCTTTTGCCGGATGTTTGGATAAcgtttggtggtggtttggtCCCTACTACCCACGCACACGGAATCGTGTGTGATCTCTGCTGTCTTCAAGAAAAAAGGCCTATTTTTACAGCCCGTGTTTTTCTCACGTTTCATTCACAAAAACTCATAAACTCTGATCGGTGTGGTTTACCAGCTTTggggtgttgtttttctttccccttgGAGTGTACAAGGTATACCGCCACAACTGTTGAGATTCCTTACATTCTTCATTTAATTGGTTCTTGTTTTGGGGTGTTCCTGTATCATTCACTGCTGATAGCTGTGGGCGGGTGCTGATATCGCGATGTGCTACTATCGTGCCTTCCTTAGATAAACGGACGGATGTCGAATTCGGACTAGTTTTTGGTGATTCCCCCCAGGGAATTTGATGCATTCACTGAAGGTCTTACAAGGCTACCGAGATACGCTCGGATCGCTATGTTTTGATGTTCAGATGTCCGGAGATAGAGAACACCTTCTTCCTGCACGTGATTTTTGGGCTTGGACTTTGAACAATTCAACGGTGCTGGGAGTTCAAGCTGACGTCAGATGTGGTGTCATGCTCCTCCTGGGTGCCTCCCGTTATACTTGTACTTTGAACTCATGTTACACTGGTCAGCTTGGGAGACACTCTACCTGATGATGAGGAGACTCTCCAACTCGAATGACAGGCATAAATGGAGATTGAGTGTGGCTTAGCCACAGCTGTCTGGGGGATGATTTCGCCAATTAAAACGTTTAAGCAAATTTCAACGGTCGGCCACTGAGTGTTACCACGGTGATAGAATTTCATAACTGTCGATACATGGGTGACCAAGACAGAGTATCAAGTGATCAATTATGTGTGATATTGTTTGTTATTCTTCACGACATCATCGAGCCACATCGGGTCCGGGTGtttgattgtattttttgGGGCGTGACGTCGAACAATGTTCAATGGTTCTTTTTACTGGGTTAAACgttttgaaacaaacaattttCACCCTACGCAGCAGCTGACCCGCGCAAACCGGAGCTTGTGGAAATTTATCGTTTGTTTGACAGTGGCCACTTGCGAATGAAGCACCCAAGGCGCAGAGATGCGGATGTACGTACTACGGTCGGTTGAGCTGGGCGGTGAAAAACTACGCACACTGCCGCTGGAATGCTGACGGAGAAGCGTAGAAAATGGTATTTTCATTGATGGAAAAATGCTGCCAGCCAGTTCAGATGGTTTATGTAAAAATCGTGTTTTTCGAAAGAGCCGTGCGTGGGGAGTTCCCCGCTGATTGATGAAAATGTTTCGTTGTGTGAAAAGTGCACATTTTCCCTTAGCAGCAGACGTCAgcgggttttttgttgcattatgAATCACACACCCCGGGcctggggttttgttttggacgGTTCTGTTCGCTCCATGAtccaaaacataaacaaaatgtcCATTAAAGTGATAAAAATCGGTGACAATTAGCGGTTGGTTCTTATCACAGCATTTATGTCATATCATTGCTAGCTATTGTAATATCGATAAAGGTATAATCGGAAGATAATTCCTGTTTCCTCAAGCAGTTGAGTTTATGTAAGAACGGCCACTTGATGGGGACGCCTGGTCATTACGCCTGGCTGTTAACTATTaagtaatattattatttttctttttagatCTATACTTCTTTGtgaatgaaaaacacaacTCGAACAGGAACGTACGTGAAAAGATTCACCCTGTGGTCTTGCCAGTGGGCAGATAAAAGGTGGCCGTACATGCGGCGCAGCAACGCGCTTAATTCCGCACCGTTGTCAACCATATATTTCGATCGTTATCTACCACCGCGCACGAACCGTGCGCATTAAACAGCCGTGCTGATATGCGGAAAGCGAGCCTTCGAAGTGAACTTTTCGGTGTGGTAAATCTGACGCCAAAGCGTGTGTGCGGCACAGATAATGCTGCGATAAGTTGGGAGACCCGCGAGGTGGGTTTGGTACATCAATCACGAGCCAGCGAAGTGATATTCAGTGAATCATTCCTGCTCATAAGTTTCCCTCTCGTGTCTCACCTGCTCCGTACcgctccgtgtgtgtgtgtgggcaaaGGCACGTTTGAATCACACCTCCACCCGGTCGGCTTGATCGCTTGGCTTGATTTTGATCGATGGCGCACACTTGAGCAAACGCATGGCATGAtgtgctttttattttatccatTACGTCCCGGAGGGACATATCAGCACGCAAAAGTGCGCGGTTTGTTTGGCGAGCCACGCCACACATGCGATATTGATTATCCTTCTGTTAGCTTTCTGATAAAGCGTCTAATGCGTCTTACGTAGATGCATGCGTTCAATGCAGCCAGCCGCGTATTTATGTGCATTGAACTTGAAATCACCCGGACCAGTTGTTGatgcacaccacaccacagcaCCGTGTGAAATTGtgcatctgtgtgtgtttgtgtgtatgatgAAAGCATGGCATTCAGTTGCGTACGATGCTTTCCACGCGCGCTGCTGTGCGCAGACTAGCACACGAGTCCCATTATGAACTGTTTGCTAATTGCATTGTCAACATCTGTCGCATCATGCtgctttttgaaaaaaaaggggaCAGCACTTTTAAATGGTGACTGATCGCCACACATTCTACTCCCTCTTGTACGACCTGGTCTGTTTGGTTCGTTTGATTGAGTCTTAAACGTTTATCGATGTAACGCAGTTTGGCACTATGATAACCACCAAAGACTCGGCCCACCTTTTAGGTAGGGGTGTTGTGGGGAGGTAAGAACTGTTTTTTACGGTCTACATTCCACACATTTTACACCTCTTAGTAATGGAGCTGTGGAGGGTATTACCTTTCGGTAGTAATGAGCTCTGTAATTAAGAGAAATATTGTTCAACGCGCACACACTGCCGAGGCCATACCCACCGAGGAACCACCGTTTTGATTGGTTGGCGATAAAAAATGGAGCCAATCATGAGTCATGTACGATCAAAATAATAACGAAGGCAAAATTTTTATTAGCATTTGTGCGCTTGGAGAACGTCCACCGCCAACAAGCCTATTGGAAAGATAAGACAAAATGACGAATAGGTGTCACCCGGGGAAGATCATTATGTCTTGTTAGCTTGCATGTCTTATTTGCATGGCGTCAGTGCGAGCAATTTCCGGTAGAACAGTATGAAGAAGTCCATGTAGCCCGTGGCACCACACTCTTTGATTCTTCGAGAGAAACAGTCCCGCATGGTGTAGATTTCGCTGAAAGAGATACGTTCAACTTGTGAGTGCAATTGAACTGATGAATTGGTCGTGCAAGACGACCACCTACCCGCACTGCTTTTCGGAGTATTGCGAAAATGGAAGACTCTCCATGCTGTCGGGAAGCTCGCTCGTACATTCCTCAATCATTGGTGGTAGTTCCATGGCGCAGGACCGATACGCTGGCTCGGTGAATTCTGGAACGAGATGAGTTCAAAAACCAAATCACATCTGATCACTTGTTTAGAGCATAGGCGCCATACTTTGCAACAAAGCGCCACTGTTGGTACAAGCCATGTTCAGTGCTTCCGGTACGGTGGCCACAACCTGCTCCATGATCTTAACATCCTCCTCATCGAGGCACGGTTTCAGCTTAGCCTTTACCGGCGTTAGACAGGTGACTGATTCGTTAATCTGTTCACAGATTCTAAAATGATCATAGCGTTGAGAACGAATtcttaactgtcaaaatcaaactaCACGCAAAAAAGAGACACACTTTTCAAACAGCTTCTTCTTTTCCTGCTCCTCCAGCTTGGAGGTGTCCGTCTTCAGCTGGTCCATGTTGACGTGGGCCATAAAGCATTTCGGCAGATCGGTGGAGATGTGTTCCTTCAGCTCGTTGAACGTCGTATCATCTCCGGTCGTGTTGCGGCACTGGTCACGCAGTTCGGCCAGAAACGGTGGCCCATCGAGCGTTTCAGCGTCCTCCGGCACCAGCTCTGGAGTGTCTTTTGGGAGCGCAGTGCATGCAGCTACCAGCACCATAAAGGTGCTAAAGTTCATCACACTGCTGCTGATCCTCAACATAGCTAATCGATTGGATTATGTGAGcctcaacacaacacacactgctgctggGGGGATTGTAGTACACTCACTTCGATCGGACGCAACGTACTGACAGTAGCTCCGGATGACCCGCTTTGAAATGGGTCTAAATTGAACAGAACGAGGTGTCCAACTCacccgatgtgtgtgtgtgtgtgataataCTGTGTCGGATGCAGGGGATCGTCAAGGTTTGTTCGTGTACAGTTGTCGATTCGGTTTGGGTTTGGTCACTGTATCTAGTGGCCAGTGTCAGCGCGCACCATCAGTAGTAGTGCGCGTGATGCGAGTACGCGACAATCATTATCGAATTAAGGCAAATAACGAGTGACTTAATTCAATCGCTGCTCTAAGGGCGATGGCACGGGCATTGCAGTTTTTATCCACAACAGAGACCCCGAGTGGAATAGCGGAAGAAGGTGCATTGTTGTAGCAGTAGCTTGACAAGAGAGGGGCTTTAATGGAGTACGAAATGgtagcaaagaaaaacaagggGAACCATTCCACTCTGTTACAGGTGAATGAGTTCACAAATGAACGTGCATGGCAGACATTTGTCACTTGTTCTATTGTgagcaatgaaacaaaaaagctggGTGGAAGTGTTGTGCTTtctgcatttaaaaaaaacggtaaaggTCGTGCAGGTATTCGAAGGTGACAACTTTTTTGCTATGCAATTAACAGATGCAATCAGAGCAAGTTCAGAATTCAATTTGTGCAACATGTTACAGGAAATGCTTACAGCATCACGATCCGGACATCATGCCGGAGATCCAATGTGGAATAGGTTCGAAATTTCCCAAAAACTGTATGTCCTGAATTTCGACATCCTTGTTGCCTATAGTCATTGTAGTGGCATTTTCAAATTCCAATCGCTTGTACACTACACCGCCAGTCATCCGTTCTGCTAGGCGAATAGGGAAGCAAAAAGAGGCACACAAATCTGTGTACATTCCAAAGTCCAACCTACACCACGGATGGGGCGCGTGAACCAAACGCCTCCGACTATGACTGACGACAAAGTTTTCGGCATACACCGGCGGTGGTGTACCTGTGTAGAGTAGTGTAAATGCAAACAGCATGGGACGGCAGAGATGGGAGTTTCTCTTCGGCAGGCACATCGGTCTGTGCTTGATTATTGAGCTCCTCCAACATTTGCACGGAGCTGAAGATTGTTCAAATAATCTGCTACGTCATGGTGGATGCGTCATTCGCAACTGGCGATCCGGCGATCCGGCCGCCCTCAGCCCAGACACCCCGGTTTCGGATGGATTATGCATGGTTCTGCCTTTACCTCCTGCCAAAGCTCAAAGATCAATTACCGCTCAATGCTGTGTTGCCGCTGCTACACGGCTGTGAGGCCGGTCTCTTTTTATGAATGAGGTTTTGTATTGAGGTATTGAGGTGcaaaaagcgaagaaaaaatgGTTAGCAAAATCCGTTCAGGAAATTCCACCGGTTaccggtttgttttttttttctcgtacgaaacgaaagaaaggAAACCCGTTGATGGATGTTTAGTTtcgtggtttttgttttgtggcgTGGTTTGCCTCCTTTTATGCGGCACCACCACGTGCAGATTGAGTAATATGTTCGCTCAGTTTCGTCATCAACACGGTTCGGTTGCGCTGTCCCGAAAGTGTCGCGCACGCGTAATTTAGCGCGTTTTGTGGAAGTCACCATCAGAATACCTGAGATTGAGCTGTCATTggcgaaaaataaaactcaacACTGACCCAATGGACAGCTTCAAACCGTCCGAACGTTAAGGTCATTGGCAATGGCTGCATAATCAATTATCGGTTacccccttttttgttgctaccaAATTGGTCCCATCATGATGGTAAGCACCGCGTGTTCGTAGGCACGTGCCGTGTTTTCGGTGGAACCAGTTTTAGCAACCGGTGCGCCCCGAAAGTGGAATGCGATGAATCATTTTTGCCCCATTTTTGCTACAATTTCACCACTTTTGGTACGAGTTTTGTCTGCTTGCCGATCATCTTCTCGCCGCACGTGACGTGGCTCAGGTCAGCGTCACGGTAGAGAAAGGAAAGTGACCGAATGTCCAAGGGCGCTAGCTAGTCTTTATTTTCGTTCCGCTTTGGGGATGTAATTTTTGCACGACGTGATTTGGATGAAGTTTTCGTAGAACAGCCGTGCGCCGTTGGCAAAGACGCCACAGTCCTTTAGCTTCTTCAGCAGACAATCCTTCGCTATGGCCAGTGCACTGGTTGGAAACGATGGGAAATGGATTCATTTGAATACTTGCTCTTCTCTTAGATTTTTCTAGCGAATAACTTACCTGCAGTTCTCCTCGGACAGTGTTTTGCGATTAACCTCCGGCGTGGCGATCAAGTTCTCGGCCGCACACGTAATGATGTGCC encodes:
- the LOC121591462 gene encoding uncharacterized protein LOC121591462 translates to MLRISSSVMNFSTFMVLVAACTALPKDTPELVPEDAETLDGPPFLAELRDQCRNTTGDDTTFNELKEHISTDLPKCFMAHVNMDQLKTDTSKLEEQEKKKLFEKICEQINESVTCLTPVKAKLKPCLDEEDVKIMEQVVATVPEALNMACTNSGALLQKFTEPAYRSCAMELPPMIEECTSELPDSMESLPFSQYSEKQCGEIYTMRDCFSRRIKECGATGYMDFFILFYRKLLALTPCK